atcagagaaagacaaataccatatgatttcactcatgtggaatttaagaaacaaaacagatgaacatatgggaggcaGGGAACGAAAAGAGAGGgaacaaatcataagagactcttaatgatagaggaCGAACTAtgggctgatggagggaggggggatgggccagatgggtgatgggtattaaggagggcgcttgttgtgatgagcactggctgttgtgggtaagtgatgaatcactgagttctactccagaaaccaatagtgtactgtatgttaactaactaaaatttaaattaaaaaaaaaagaaggggggggtaGATTATTTGCCTCATCAACCTGCTGTATGGGGATGTGCTTCTCTGAGCTGGAGAATACAGGTATAGTGAGCCCAGGGAGAAGGATAATTTGGGAAAAGTTGAGTTTGAGGTGCTAGGTGACACCAGGTGAGAGAGATCAGTCTTTGTGGTAAAGTGATGGGAACAGACAGGGTGATGGTTGAGGCTGCCTTCAAGCTTTTAGATTTCGGTGCAGGTGCTTGGGTTGCATGAAGCCAGTGATGTCTGGGGCCTGGTGAAGCCACACTTGTGGCTTCCAGAGGGCCACCATGAGACACAGAATGGGGAGCCAGGGACTCCTGGGGTGctagagaggaagacagagtgagGACACAACGATTTAGAATAAAAGTAATCTGTAGTGGGAACTTGGAGCTGATATCTAGAGCTTAAAACCTGGACACAAGTCGGCCTTTTCAAGACAGATGACTTCACTGATACATGGGGCTTTTCATTTATGCTTTATATCTAAAACAAGTTTCTTGTAAGCTACACTCACATTtaacttgttttataactggTGCTCATGGAGTAGGAGTttccttgagcaaattacttaatctcttttcacctcagtttcctgatctgtaaaatggggataataagtaTGACTACCTCATAAaaatgttatgaggattaaatgaattggTATACGTAAATCATTCAGAACTGAGCCTGAATGATATTAGATTCAGATGTTAGGACCTTTTTAAGTgtaatttattgttattatttccgtggtattttatattttcaaagaattgccCAGAGATCCAAGGTAGGTAAGATGAATTGAAACAGGAAGGACCAAAGCCATTTGAAGGCCAGAGAAGCAGGAGAATATTCCTTAACAGGAGCTGGTTAAATTAGCAGGCAACTGGCAGCTGGGTTAAGGAACTTCTCTGtcagaatcacagaatctgaattCAAGAGCCTTTGACAGGCCAGAGGATGGGCCAATTCTAACAAGATGAATGTTTTTACAGGAACAAGAGATGTGGTTTAAAAGCACTcattgtgaggggcacctgggtagctcagtcggtttagcatctgacttcagctcaggtcatgatctcgcagtgagttcgagccccacgtcgggctctgtgctgacagctcagagcctggagcctgctttggactctgtgtctcactctttctctgctcctcccctgttcgtgctctgtctctctcaaaaataagtaaacattaaaaaagttaggaaaataaaagtactCAGTATGAGACAGTCTTAAAGGCCTTTAGTCAAACTCAGCATTTGCCAGTATGATTGAGCTGCCCTCTATTGGCAATATTGGCCTTATCAACAGAAACATACTGTCCAGAGCTCAGAACATACCTGGATACTGTTTCCAATACCCACCCCCAAGGGACAGTGACAGTTTGGAGCTGAGTCAGAAAGAAGTGACCCAAACGAGGAGGGCACTGGACACTTTGGCATGCATGGAATAATCGAAAGATGTTAGTTTTCCTTAGGTGTTTAAAGAACTTGGCATGGGAAAGTAGTTAGATTTGTCTGATTCCAGAAAGAGGAACCAAGTCCAGGTAAAAAATTGCAGAGAAGGTTTTACTTCAACACTAGAATTTTCTTATGACAGTGGAACGATGTGAGCTTCCTGGCCTTAAAGGTATGTAAGCAGAGGCTAGACGCTGACGTCATGGGGATGTTGTCAGGGGATCTGAGCCATGGGTGTATGGGGGTAGGCTGACGGAGGGGGAAGGAGTAGACAAGTGCCCTCTGAGATGTGAGAGGCCGAAAAAAGCCCAATGGCTCTCGTCGGGAACCATCCCGGGATTGTGGCTGCCCTCTGACTTTAAGTCATTTCTCTTGCAGAGAAACAAGAACGGAAGCCAGTTCTTCTCTCGAAGAGAACTCTGAATCCCCGCGTGAGGTGGGGACTTTGAACCCAGAAGTTACTCTGTCTTTGGAGGGGACCTTGAACTTAGAGGACATTCTCTACCTGGGGGACACAGGTGACCTCGATGAGACACTCTACGTGGAAGAGACGGAGAAGCCTGAGGAGGCACTGTATATCGAGGAGACCAGGCAACCAGGGGAGGCCCTGGAGATGGACGAGCCTATGAAGCCAGAGGAGATACTATATGTGGACGAGCCCACGCAGCCAGGAAAGACCACAAGCCCAGAGCAGACCAGTTCCGGGGGAGAGACGGTCACGAGCGAGGAGAAACCCAGCCCTGAGGAGAGCCTCCAAGCCGGGCCTAGTCCCAGCACAGACAACCTGAGCATAGAGGACCTGGAATTGCTAGAGGAGCGTTTCCAGCAATGTGTCCAAGCTGTGGCCCAGCTGGAAGAGGAGAGGGATCGGCTCATCCACGAGCTGGTGTTGCTCcgggaaccagccctgcaggaggtGCAGCAGGTCCATCAGGACATCCTGGCCGCCTACAAACTGCACGCCCAAGCAGAGCTGGAGAGGGACGGGCTGAGGGAGGAGATCCGGCTGGTCAAGCAGAAGCTGTTCAAGGTGACGAAGGAATGCGTGGCCTGCCAATACCAGCTCGAGTGCCGCCGGCAGGACGTGGCCCAGTTTGCCGATCTCCGGCAAGCGCTGACCACACGGGCAGCCCAGCTCTCGGAGGAACTGGCCCAGCTCCGGGACGCCTATCAGAAGCAGAAGGAGCAGTTACGGCAACAACTGGAAGCACCTCCCAGCCAGAGGGACGGGCACTTTCTCCAGGAGAGCCGGCGGCTCTCTGCCCAGTTTGAGAACCTCATGGCAGAGAGCCGCCAAGGCCTGGAGGAAGAGTATGAGCCTCAGCTGCTGCGGCTCCTGGAGAGGAAAGAAGCTGCGGCCAAAGCGCTGCAGAAAACCCAGGCCGAGATCCAGGGGATGAAGGAGGCTCTGAGACCCCTGCAAGCAGAGGCCCGGCAGCTCCAGCTGCAGAACAGGAACCTGGAGGACCAGATCTTGCTCGTGAGGCAGAAACGAGATGAGGAGGTGCAGCAGTACAGGGTAGGCCCCCTGGGCACGGACAGTTAGCCTGGGGCAGGAAAAGGTGACCGGAGTCACAGGTCTCGCGGCCACTTTGAAGGAGGCCCTCCTACATGCAGGAGGACCCGCTTACTCCTCGGGGCGGCCGCTCCTTTACTCCGCTCTTCATCCCACCAGGTTAGGCCGGCGCTCCGGGCTGAGAATGTAGGCGGCGCCCTGACACCGACCGTCACCCGGTCCTCTCGTTAAGCCTCCAAATCAAGTGTTCTCactttcatagatgaggaaacaggctcagcgAGCTGGTGGTCTATGAACCCTGGCCTGGCCAATTGTGAATGTTTCCGTGCACTTTCCACGGCACAGTTTCCCAATTCTTGGTGAATCATGCTTGGGTGCAGGGAGCAAGAGGGGGATGAGGCGAGGTGGgattttcattctctccctccctgcacaTTCACCCTCAAGTCCCACCTAGCTGATCTCTGCCTTGGAGCTTCCCAGTTTTCAAACTGggacgaggggcgcctggctggcttggttcagtagagcgtgtgactcttgatctcaaggtcatgagtttgagccccatgttgggcacagagattacttaaaacaaagcaaaaactggGATGAAATCTATGAAGCTCTattcctcattttccttctttgtgcgTTATCACCATTTCACTTGTATTCCAGTTACTTCTGATTAAGTGTGAGCCAGTTCTAATCCCTTTATAGAACAGGGTGGGatataaatacaaagtaaaaacacaattttgtctctctcccacggACTGTGAGCTTTCAGAAGGAAGGGAGcattgctttacttttttctgCCACTCGGGCTCAGAGGACATCAGTTAAATGCTGACTGAAGGGCTGCTGGCCACTATGAGGGGACCACGATGTGGTGGTTCCTTTCAGAGCagtattttcatcttttgaaatACATGTTCCTTTGGATAAGCTTAAAAAGTTCCAGAGATTCTGATCCATCCTTCAAGGAACATATCCTCTGTTGAAAATGGCTGTATTCACTTCACTCAAAATTTTGTCAAGCTTTCTGTAGTTTGTATTATGAAAGcaatcccctcccccactgcagcTTTTTAATTGGTTCAGTCTAGTGAAAgaggatctttttatttttttggcataaaATGTATCCTTAAGTTGTACTCAGACAGACATTACATTAATAATTGTAATCCAGGGGAAAGAGCAGCATGTGATTTAAGAGAGGTACAGGTAAGAGTGCTATAcgataatgaaattatttttagtcATCCATTAAATCAGACAACACTCCATGGAAGAAGTGGTGTTATTTGAGCTAGGTATTAAAATATAGGCAAGATCTAGACCAGTGCTATCCCAAAGAAATATGCAAGACATAATATAATTTAAACCTTTATAATAGccatattaaagaaatttaaaaaaataggtgagagtagttttaatatatatattaactcaacATCTGCAACCTGGCTGCATATGACAGGTGAAAAATTGAAAGGTGAGTTGAACTGTAAAGGTAGGTTGGGGCAGAtcattttgggctttttttttttttttttttaaattagagtgagtgtgtgagctgggaaggggggcagagagagagaatcttaagcaagctccacactcagtgtggagccagacgtggggctcaatcccacaaccctgggatcatgacctgagccaaaatgaagagttgggtactcaattgactgagccacccaggcgccccaggtcatGTCAGGACTCAGAAATCCAAACTAGGGAGTTTGGATTTCATTCAGTACTCAGTTACATCAGTAAAGGTATTTAATCAAGCGAGTAACATAATTGCTTCTCTACTTTTAGAAAAAGTACGGGTGGCAGTGTGTAAAATGGGCTGGAGACCTAGAAGCTAGGGGACTAATCAGGAAGCTACTATAGGTAAGAGGAACCAATGTGGGAATACAAGGAAGGGGAAGGATGCAAGAACAAATGCAGGATAATGTGGCCACTGAAtgaagggggcaggggtgagaAGTCACAGAGGGTGTCAAGATTTCAGACAAGCCTAACTGGGACAGTGGTACCATCAACAGGAAATCCTCTGGAGGAGTTTTTGGACATAGTATTAGGGTTGTAGAattgcccccgccccccacccgcccGCGATTTTCATCACTGTGCTGGATTTCAGATTTGCTGATTGGTA
Above is a window of Panthera uncia isolate 11264 chromosome C1 unlocalized genomic scaffold, Puncia_PCG_1.0 HiC_scaffold_4, whole genome shotgun sequence DNA encoding:
- the SYNC gene encoding syncoilin encodes the protein MASPEPRLDGDGAAQAARETRTEASSSLEENSESPREVGTLNPEVTLSLEGTLNLEDILYLGDTGDLDETLYVEETEKPEEALYIEETRQPGEALEMDEPMKPEEILYVDEPTQPGKTTSPEQTSSGGETVTSEEKPSPEESLQAGPSPSTDNLSIEDLELLEERFQQCVQAVAQLEEERDRLIHELVLLREPALQEVQQVHQDILAAYKLHAQAELERDGLREEIRLVKQKLFKVTKECVACQYQLECRRQDVAQFADLRQALTTRAAQLSEELAQLRDAYQKQKEQLRQQLEAPPSQRDGHFLQESRRLSAQFENLMAESRQGLEEEYEPQLLRLLERKEAAAKALQKTQAEIQGMKEALRPLQAEARQLQLQNRNLEDQILLVRQKRDEEVQQYREQLEEMEERQRRLRNGVQLQQQKNKEIEQLRISLAEELSTYKGCLETYGQICNPETATQNFLAKDH